A window of Metabacillus sp. B2-18 contains these coding sequences:
- a CDS encoding DDE-type integrase/transposase/recombinase, with protein sequence MYPQIITYLLTFINYQEQLIRTLLTLLIGKSMFDKPTEQPVNKPYRKLQVDDLPVIEVLEQLDYRVLLSEYLEKNGKALKPVQRRKNAKVSVPKAMNCPKCGAPSDYLYANNGDKGQYQCKVCTELFSEKNRYSKEAILKCPHCSKTLEKIKERKDFHVFKCKNNDCSYYQKKLNGMTSKEKKRFKKDPQAFKLRYIFRQFYIDFQPLSKESPELPAVDLSKIYASPHTLGLILTYHVNYGLSARKTAAIMQDVHGVMISHQTVLNYENSVALLLKPYVDHYPYELSDQFCGDETYIRVNGRWHYLFFFFDAVKKIILSYPVSPNRDTATAIRAIDEVLIKMKEIPENLTFVVDGNPIYLLAQHFFAQHEILFDVKQVIGLTNEDPVSTEYRPMKQIIERLNRTFKGNYRSTHGFGSEHGSISYVTLFTAYFNFLRPHAALEGKVPVVNPELKGLPTMPARWTKLIGLAQQWIVEQRQA encoded by the coding sequence TTGTACCCTCAAATTATAACCTATTTATTAACTTTTATAAACTATCAAGAACAACTCATTCGAACATTGCTTACTTTATTGATTGGTAAAAGCATGTTCGATAAACCTACTGAACAGCCCGTAAATAAACCTTATCGAAAACTTCAAGTGGATGACCTTCCGGTCATTGAAGTTCTAGAACAGCTTGATTATCGAGTTCTTCTTAGTGAATATCTAGAGAAGAACGGGAAAGCTCTCAAACCTGTTCAAAGGCGTAAGAATGCAAAAGTTTCCGTACCTAAAGCCATGAACTGTCCAAAGTGTGGTGCTCCATCGGATTATCTTTATGCCAACAATGGAGATAAAGGTCAGTATCAATGCAAGGTGTGTACAGAACTTTTCAGTGAAAAGAACCGTTACTCTAAGGAGGCCATCCTGAAGTGTCCTCATTGTTCCAAGACTCTCGAGAAAATAAAAGAAAGAAAAGATTTTCACGTGTTTAAGTGCAAGAACAATGACTGTTCTTATTATCAAAAGAAGCTCAATGGGATGACTTCAAAAGAAAAGAAAAGGTTCAAAAAGGACCCTCAAGCATTTAAATTGAGATACATTTTCCGTCAGTTTTATATCGATTTCCAGCCGTTATCTAAGGAATCACCAGAACTGCCGGCCGTGGACTTATCAAAGATTTATGCATCCCCACATACATTAGGATTGATCCTAACCTATCATGTAAACTATGGCCTTTCGGCCCGTAAAACAGCTGCGATTATGCAGGACGTACACGGAGTGATGATTTCACATCAGACTGTATTGAACTACGAAAATAGCGTAGCTTTATTACTTAAACCTTATGTGGATCACTATCCCTATGAACTTTCAGACCAATTCTGCGGTGATGAAACGTATATCAGAGTAAACGGTCGATGGCATTATTTATTTTTCTTTTTTGACGCCGTGAAAAAGATTATTCTTTCGTATCCGGTGTCGCCTAATCGAGACACAGCAACAGCCATTCGAGCAATTGATGAGGTCTTAATCAAGATGAAAGAGATTCCAGAAAATCTGACCTTTGTGGTAGACGGGAATCCAATCTATCTTTTAGCCCAACATTTCTTCGCTCAACATGAGATTTTATTCGATGTGAAGCAGGTCATTGGATTAACCAATGAGGACCCTGTTTCAACCGAATATAGACCAATGAAACAAATAATTGAGAGACTTAACCGCACCTTTAAGGGCAATTATCGCTCCACTCATGGATTCGGCTCTGAACATGGTTCCATTTCATACGTCACCTTATTTACGGCCTACTTTAACTTTTTGCGTCCGCATGCCGCCTTAGAAGGAAAAGTGCCCGTAGTGAATCCAGAACTCAAGGGGCTTCCAACAATGCCAGCACGTTGGACAAAGCTCATTGGATTAGCACAACAATGGATAGTAGAACAAAGACAAGCCTAA